One Sphingomicrobium sp. XHP0239 DNA segment encodes these proteins:
- a CDS encoding ABC transporter ATP-binding protein has protein sequence MTDPLLSLSNVTFGLGKGAARVDILKGVDLALAPGETLAILGPSGSGKSSLMSVIAGLDRPDGGTVQVLGEELTGLSQDRLAQLRGRRIGIVLQDFQLLPTMTAHENVAVPLELAGRADADDRARAELDRVGLGDRMTHYPSQLSGGEQQRVAIARATAPGPELLLADEPTGNLDSATGAAIVELLFDRARSEGAGLVVITHDAELAARADRTLHMRDGKLA, from the coding sequence ATGACCGACCCTCTTCTCTCCCTCTCCAATGTAACGTTTGGCCTCGGCAAGGGCGCCGCGCGCGTCGACATTCTGAAAGGGGTCGATCTGGCGCTGGCGCCCGGCGAGACGCTCGCGATCCTCGGGCCGTCGGGGTCGGGCAAGTCCTCGCTGATGAGCGTGATCGCGGGGCTCGACCGTCCCGACGGCGGCACCGTGCAGGTGCTGGGCGAGGAATTGACCGGCCTGTCGCAGGACCGGCTCGCGCAGCTTCGCGGACGACGGATCGGGATCGTGCTTCAGGACTTCCAGTTGCTGCCGACGATGACCGCGCACGAGAATGTCGCGGTGCCGCTCGAACTGGCGGGCCGCGCCGATGCGGACGATCGCGCCCGGGCCGAGCTGGACCGGGTGGGGCTGGGCGACCGGATGACCCATTACCCTTCCCAGTTGTCGGGCGGCGAGCAACAGCGTGTCGCCATCGCCCGCGCCACCGCGCCGGGACCCGAATTGCTGCTGGCGGACGAACCGACCGGCAATCTCGACAGCGCCACCGGCGCGGCGATCGTCGAGCTGCTTTTCGACCGGGCGCGCAGCGAAGGCGCAGGCCTCGTCGTCATCACCCATGACGCGGAACTCGCCGCGCGCGCCGACCGCACTCTTCACATGCGCGACGGAAAGCTGGCGTGA
- a CDS encoding arylesterase encodes MLRLLALLLMLLALPSTGGAQPSTDRAEPVTILAFGDSLTAGYGLDEGLGFAPQLEDALRREGRTVRVIDAGVSGETSAQGLDRVEWTLDNLDRTPDMVILELGGNDMLRAVDPAEVERNLAALIERFQQDDIRVLLAAIPAAQNYDRAYIERFDGVYTSLGERYGVTVHPFLPQELASEPGMLLPDGVHPTYRGIKRIVTAMLPVATSELDAL; translated from the coding sequence ATGCTACGTCTCCTCGCTCTTCTGCTGATGCTTCTCGCCCTGCCCTCGACGGGCGGCGCGCAGCCTTCGACCGACCGTGCCGAACCCGTCACCATCCTCGCCTTTGGGGACAGTCTGACAGCCGGCTACGGCCTCGACGAAGGGTTGGGGTTCGCGCCGCAGCTCGAGGATGCGTTGCGCCGCGAAGGGCGCACGGTGCGGGTCATCGACGCGGGCGTTTCGGGCGAAACCAGCGCGCAGGGCCTGGATCGGGTCGAATGGACGCTCGACAATCTCGATCGCACCCCTGACATGGTCATCCTCGAACTGGGCGGCAACGACATGCTTCGCGCGGTCGATCCGGCAGAGGTGGAACGCAACCTCGCGGCGCTCATCGAACGCTTTCAACAGGACGATATCCGCGTGCTGCTCGCCGCCATTCCCGCGGCGCAGAATTACGATCGCGCCTATATCGAGCGGTTCGACGGCGTCTACACGTCGCTCGGCGAACGGTACGGGGTCACGGTCCATCCGTTTCTTCCGCAGGAACTAGCGAGCGAGCCTGGCATGCTGCTTCCGGACGGGGTCCATCCAACCTATCGGGGGATCAAGCGGATCGTGACCGCCATGCTGCCGGTCGCGACGAGCGAACTGGACGCGCTCTAG
- a CDS encoding ABC transporter permease — MSLGARLAKRDLKGGFGGLGLLFTCLLLSIAGLAAVLSLVAAMESAIDDSGRSLLGGDLKFEQAQRPATEAELAVLRDAGEISVGVATRAMLLTEDDFALIDLRSGDDAYPLAGEIVFAQGVRPSNAEQIALGAEIASRSGLAVGDTVDLGQASFTVSGLIDRMPGGSFVLAPPALLTDEGMARTQLVVPGSLVDYEVRVLVEGDRDLNALGEELASQLEPIGWDVDTREGAAGGTQRFVSSTGDMLLFVAIAALGIGALGIGSAMRAFAASRRETIARLKLVGATTAPLRSMLGIEILLVATLAIVPALAIGALAPLIVGEIVADRLPLAPDPGPHWGALGLAAAVGILTTLAVSWRPLASALRTQPKATLRQTAAPGDMDARRSDWIVPLVATAGVVGLLLLAADTPFLAAVAIGSLLGLAILFLLFGWLVRRLARSARHIGSPVVRLGIAALDRPGNATQRLVLALGLGLSILVALGAGGQSLLTEIDTAIPDRAPSHFIIDVPRDREADLRALAEREAPGAEVRVVPSLRAAVTAVDGVAVADLPEDQQSWLVRGDRGLTFSAEVPEGNRVTAGEWWPTDYDGPPLISLENEAADDLGITVGDTLTFSIAGREITATIASLREVDWQTFGFNFGIVFAPGTLEDAPYTLLAQLEPGATGLADGFERRLATELPMVTAISVAGILAEVRSILTALDAAIRIAVALAIAIGVIVLAGSVVATRAARARDLTLLRLVGARWRQLVASQLTEFALLSVTAVALAFATGLALAYAAIVYQFEIAFRPDMVQLGLLAAASIALAIGSAMIAVWPALTASTGRALKAR, encoded by the coding sequence GTGAGCCTCGGCGCTCGGCTCGCCAAACGCGATCTGAAAGGCGGGTTCGGCGGACTCGGCCTGCTCTTCACCTGTCTGCTTCTCAGCATCGCGGGCCTGGCCGCCGTGCTTAGCCTCGTCGCGGCGATGGAAAGCGCGATCGACGACAGCGGACGGTCGCTTCTGGGCGGCGACCTCAAGTTTGAGCAGGCGCAGCGTCCCGCCACCGAGGCGGAACTGGCAGTGCTGCGCGACGCCGGCGAGATCAGCGTCGGGGTTGCCACCCGCGCGATGCTGCTGACCGAAGACGACTTCGCGCTGATCGACCTGCGGTCAGGCGACGATGCCTATCCTCTCGCGGGCGAGATCGTCTTCGCGCAAGGGGTGCGGCCGTCAAATGCGGAACAGATCGCGCTCGGCGCCGAGATTGCGTCACGCTCCGGCCTGGCCGTCGGTGACACGGTCGATCTCGGGCAGGCAAGTTTCACCGTGAGCGGCCTGATCGACCGGATGCCGGGCGGCAGCTTCGTTCTCGCGCCGCCCGCGCTTCTCACCGACGAAGGCATGGCTCGCACCCAATTGGTCGTTCCGGGTAGCCTCGTCGACTATGAGGTGCGTGTTTTGGTCGAGGGCGATCGCGATCTCAATGCGCTCGGCGAGGAATTGGCGTCGCAGCTCGAACCCATCGGTTGGGACGTCGATACGCGCGAGGGCGCGGCGGGTGGCACGCAGCGGTTCGTCTCGTCCACAGGAGACATGCTCCTGTTCGTCGCGATCGCGGCGCTCGGCATCGGTGCCCTGGGGATCGGCAGCGCCATGCGCGCATTCGCCGCCTCCCGCCGCGAGACGATCGCGCGGCTGAAGCTGGTGGGCGCCACCACCGCGCCGCTTCGCTCCATGCTCGGGATCGAGATTCTCCTGGTTGCCACGCTGGCGATCGTACCTGCGTTGGCCATCGGCGCGCTTGCCCCCCTCATCGTTGGCGAGATCGTGGCCGACCGCCTGCCGCTGGCCCCCGATCCGGGACCGCATTGGGGCGCATTGGGTCTGGCCGCGGCCGTCGGGATATTGACCACCCTGGCGGTCAGCTGGCGCCCGCTGGCCTCCGCGCTCCGCACGCAGCCCAAGGCGACGCTTCGCCAGACGGCGGCGCCCGGCGACATGGATGCGCGGCGAAGCGATTGGATCGTTCCGCTGGTCGCGACGGCAGGGGTCGTGGGGTTGCTGCTGCTCGCCGCCGACACACCGTTCCTCGCAGCGGTCGCGATCGGATCGTTGCTTGGGCTCGCGATCCTGTTCCTGCTGTTCGGGTGGCTGGTCCGCCGTCTCGCCCGCAGCGCGCGGCACATCGGTAGCCCCGTCGTCCGGCTCGGCATCGCCGCGCTCGACCGTCCCGGGAATGCGACCCAGCGGCTGGTACTGGCGCTCGGGCTCGGCCTGTCTATTCTCGTGGCGCTCGGCGCGGGCGGGCAAAGCCTGCTGACAGAAATCGATACTGCCATCCCCGATCGCGCACCCTCGCATTTCATCATCGATGTTCCGCGCGATCGCGAGGCGGATCTGAGGGCGCTGGCCGAACGCGAGGCGCCCGGCGCCGAAGTTCGCGTCGTGCCCAGCTTGCGCGCCGCCGTGACCGCCGTGGATGGCGTTGCCGTGGCAGACCTTCCCGAAGATCAGCAGAGCTGGCTGGTTCGCGGGGATCGGGGCCTCACCTTCTCCGCCGAGGTGCCCGAAGGCAATCGCGTGACCGCGGGCGAATGGTGGCCCACAGACTATGACGGCCCGCCGCTGATCAGCCTCGAGAACGAGGCTGCCGACGATCTGGGCATCACGGTGGGCGATACACTGACCTTCTCGATCGCAGGCCGCGAGATTACCGCCACCATCGCCTCGCTGCGCGAAGTGGACTGGCAGACGTTCGGTTTCAACTTCGGGATCGTGTTCGCGCCGGGCACGCTCGAGGATGCCCCCTACACTCTTCTGGCCCAGCTCGAGCCGGGTGCTACCGGGCTGGCCGACGGTTTCGAACGGCGTCTTGCGACCGAACTGCCGATGGTGACGGCGATCAGCGTGGCTGGCATTCTTGCCGAAGTGCGCTCGATCCTGACGGCGCTCGACGCCGCCATCCGCATCGCGGTGGCCCTGGCCATTGCCATCGGTGTCATCGTGCTCGCCGGTTCGGTCGTCGCGACGCGAGCAGCGAGAGCGCGCGATCTCACGCTGCTTCGGCTGGTCGGCGCGCGCTGGCGGCAATTGGTGGCGAGCCAGCTGACCGAATTCGCCCTTCTGTCGGTCACTGCGGTCGCGCTCGCCTTCGCGACAGGCCTCGCGCTCGCCTACGCCGCGATCGTCTATCAGTTCGAAATCGCCTTCCGTCCCGACATGGTCCAGCTGGGGTTG
- a CDS encoding PilZ domain-containing protein: MKQATQDKKIARIAPVDPAVERRRSQRQTVEIDALMREMGAEGFDVRLIDLSTHGFQAEIVGTEEVDVGARIWLMVQGCERQSALVKWIAGARLGAEFAQPVDVDALLSGGVG; encoded by the coding sequence ATGAAACAGGCGACTCAGGATAAGAAGATCGCGCGCATCGCTCCCGTCGACCCGGCGGTCGAACGGCGTCGCAGTCAGCGCCAGACGGTCGAGATCGACGCGCTGATGCGCGAGATGGGAGCCGAGGGTTTCGATGTACGCCTGATCGACCTGTCGACGCATGGCTTCCAGGCCGAGATCGTCGGCACCGAGGAAGTCGATGTCGGCGCGCGCATCTGGCTGATGGTGCAGGGCTGCGAGCGACAGAGCGCGCTCGTCAAATGGATCGCGGGCGCGCGGCTGGGGGCGGAATTCGCGCAGCCGGTCGACGTCGACGCGCTTCTTTCGGGCGGCGTCGGCTAG